In uncultured Bacteroides sp., the following proteins share a genomic window:
- the dnaB gene encoding replicative DNA helicase: MEKNLTLPFDQETEEAVLGPLLLETKAMPIAVATLREEMFYYDNHRIIFAAMKRMFNQNRNIDIITVCDELRRHDELDKVGGPYYITKLSSQVVSSAHLQNHCNILKDLYLRRAVITGISKLLSSAQDMTVDTFDVVCNMQELASQIENDAVKANNVRDMEVLMHYTLAQAKERMERSENGVTGVDTGLTDLNKLTSGWQKGDLIVFAARPAVGKTMLALFFAKMAAKMGLHTLFFSIEMQGERLGDRLILMESNIKPYAWRTGLTSEQEWVEANNTANELSSLPILIDDSSAMSIDSIRIQARFLKAKGKCDIIFIDYLQLSDMKTNGKDNRNREQEVATAARKAKLLAKEMNCPVVLLSQLNREAESRYANRPQLADLRESGAIEQDADMVILLHRPALSKVATDNESGYPTEGLGILTVAKHRNGEAGTVYFSHNKSMTKIEDYVPPMEWLMKQAK, encoded by the coding sequence ATGGAGAAGAATCTAACCCTACCCTTTGATCAGGAAACAGAAGAAGCTGTTCTGGGCCCTCTTTTACTGGAAACAAAAGCAATGCCTATAGCGGTGGCCACTCTGCGCGAGGAGATGTTTTACTATGATAATCACCGCATTATCTTTGCCGCGATGAAGCGCATGTTTAACCAGAACCGCAACATTGACATCATCACCGTGTGCGACGAACTCCGTCGCCACGATGAGCTGGACAAGGTGGGCGGCCCCTACTACATCACCAAACTGAGCAGTCAGGTGGTCAGTTCGGCCCACCTGCAAAATCACTGCAACATCCTGAAGGACCTCTACCTGCGCCGGGCAGTTATCACGGGAATCAGCAAGCTGCTGAGCAGTGCGCAGGACATGACGGTGGACACTTTCGATGTGGTTTGCAACATGCAGGAGCTGGCTTCGCAGATAGAAAACGATGCGGTGAAGGCGAACAATGTGCGGGATATGGAGGTACTGATGCATTACACATTGGCACAGGCCAAAGAGCGCATGGAGAGGTCCGAAAATGGTGTAACGGGAGTTGACACGGGGCTTACCGACCTCAACAAGCTGACTTCCGGATGGCAGAAGGGCGACTTGATTGTGTTTGCGGCTCGCCCCGCGGTGGGTAAAACCATGCTGGCGCTGTTCTTCGCAAAAATGGCTGCTAAGATGGGGCTACACACACTGTTTTTCAGCATCGAGATGCAGGGCGAGCGACTGGGCGACCGCCTTATACTGATGGAGAGCAACATAAAACCCTATGCCTGGCGCACAGGACTCACCAGCGAACAGGAATGGGTGGAAGCCAACAATACGGCCAATGAACTATCCTCTCTGCCTATCCTGATTGACGACAGCTCAGCCATGAGCATTGACTCCATCCGCATACAGGCACGATTCCTGAAAGCCAAAGGTAAGTGTGACATTATCTTCATTGACTACCTGCAGCTGAGCGACATGAAAACCAATGGCAAGGACAACCGAAACCGCGAGCAAGAGGTGGCCACGGCGGCCCGTAAAGCAAAATTGCTGGCCAAAGAGATGAATTGTCCGGTGGTGCTGCTCAGTCAGCTGAACAGAGAGGCCGAGAGCCGTTACGCCAACCGTCCGCAATTGGCCGATTTGCGTGAATCGGGCGCCATAGAGCAGGATGCCGACATGGTAATATTGCTCCACCGTCCGGCTCTGTCAAAAGTGGCCACGGACAATGAAAGCGGCTACCCCACCGAGGGACTTGGCATTCTCACCGTGGCCAAGCACCGCAACGGCGAAGCGGGCACGGTCTATTTCTCGCACAACAAGAGCATGACCAAGATTGAAGATTATGTGCCACCCATGGAGTGGCTGATGAAACAGGCAAAATAG
- a CDS encoding leucine-rich repeat domain-containing protein: MKKIVIFSLVLSFLVTGCAKDDDVPKVIPEPVAVIDTIVSVKVDTAGTLAKLIPQAGKYLITDLTISGNLDGDDILYIREMAGGGYTANSKTEGKLARLDLTNVNIVWSMKDYFFVDSDGCYTFYPTGTNYINREMFSYLSSLTSITLPKSIRSVDSECFNKCLKLKEINISKENALYTSIDGALFSKDSTKFIVFPYAKATSYTIPGYVKDISPNAFSHCDKLDSIAFPGNHIRILNDAFHDCTGLTSVYFGNNINFIWDAFKNCTSVKNIYCKSTTPIDANLSVFKEANKGKCKVHVPKGTAGTYRNADMWKTFTNIVEE; encoded by the coding sequence ATGAAAAAGATAGTAATATTTTCATTAGTACTTTCATTTTTGGTAACAGGATGCGCTAAAGACGATGATGTGCCTAAAGTAATTCCAGAACCGGTTGCAGTGATCGACACAATAGTCAGTGTAAAAGTTGACACAGCCGGCACATTGGCAAAGTTAATTCCGCAAGCAGGTAAATATTTAATTACCGATCTCACTATTTCCGGTAATCTGGATGGAGATGATATTCTTTACATCCGCGAAATGGCCGGAGGAGGCTATACTGCAAACAGCAAAACAGAAGGAAAGCTTGCCAGGCTTGATTTGACTAATGTAAATATTGTGTGGAGTATGAAAGATTATTTTTTTGTTGATAGTGATGGGTGTTATACATTCTACCCTACAGGTACTAATTATATTAATCGTGAGATGTTTTCTTACCTAAGCAGCCTGACCTCAATAACCCTTCCCAAAAGCATTAGATCTGTTGATAGCGAATGTTTTAATAAATGTCTCAAATTGAAGGAGATAAATATATCAAAAGAGAATGCCCTTTATACCAGTATTGATGGAGCATTGTTTAGCAAAGACAGTACTAAGTTTATAGTATTTCCCTATGCCAAAGCCACCTCATATACTATTCCAGGCTATGTTAAGGATATTTCTCCCAATGCCTTTTCTCATTGCGACAAGCTCGATTCTATAGCCTTTCCGGGCAATCATATAAGGATTCTGAATGATGCCTTTCACGATTGCACCGGATTAACCTCTGTCTATTTCGGCAATAATATTAACTTTATTTGGGATGCTTTCAAAAATTGTACGTCAGTAAAAAACATCTATTGCAAAAGCACAACTCCTATAGATGCTAACCTTTCTGTGTTTAAAGAAGCAAACAAAGGCAAATGTAAAGTTCATGTTCCGAAGGGTACTGCCGGCACTTATAGAAATGCGGATATGTGGAAAACATTCACTAATATAGTGGAAGAATAA
- a CDS encoding DUF4248 domain-containing protein produces the protein MKFEEEFKIRTYTKVELACLYNPDMAISGALRTLSRWISGSNRLTEELCMLEYKNRNRVFTPRQVKTIVEHLGEP, from the coding sequence ATGAAGTTTGAAGAAGAATTTAAGATCCGCACGTATACCAAGGTAGAGCTTGCTTGCCTTTACAATCCGGACATGGCAATTTCCGGAGCATTGCGCACGCTGTCGCGATGGATATCGGGCAGTAACCGCCTCACTGAAGAGCTTTGCATGCTTGAGTATAAGAACCGCAACCGTGTTTTTACGCCGCGCCAGGTAAAAACCATTGTGGAGCATTTGGGAGAGCCGTAA
- a CDS encoding HU family DNA-binding protein, producing the protein MSVKYSVVMRKNPSRITEPGKYYALAQAYGEMDFDAICTDVDSRCTVTRADVSAVIESVLVSMKAGLASGQIVRLGNFGSFQVGVSGKGAVTEKEYTSSLINGSRISFRPGKMLTNMQKTLTYAQVAKLPVKAKTAPAAGA; encoded by the coding sequence ATGAGTGTAAAGTATTCAGTAGTTATGAGAAAGAATCCATCAAGGATTACAGAACCGGGTAAGTATTATGCGTTGGCTCAGGCTTACGGAGAAATGGATTTCGATGCCATCTGTACGGATGTGGACAGCCGATGTACGGTGACCAGAGCGGATGTATCGGCAGTGATTGAAAGTGTGTTGGTGTCAATGAAGGCAGGATTGGCAAGTGGACAGATTGTTCGCCTGGGCAACTTCGGAAGTTTTCAGGTTGGGGTTAGCGGCAAAGGTGCAGTAACCGAGAAGGAGTACACTTCCAGCCTAATCAACGGGAGTAGAATCTCCTTTCGCCCGGGCAAGATGCTCACCAATATGCAAAAGACCCTGACGTATGCTCAGGTTGCCAAACTACCTGTAAAGGCTAAAACAGCTCCGGCAGCAGGGGCATAA
- a CDS encoding N-acetylmuramoyl-L-alanine amidase, translated as MREINLIVIHCSATRSDRNITAQDINAAHKVRGFSSWGYHYYIRKNGKVEPMRSVDEVGAHARGYNAKSIGVCYEGGLDTNGKPADTRTLSQQIALHALVSNLLKEHSGCKVVGHRDLSPDKNYNGIIDPWERVKECPCFSVLDESWE; from the coding sequence ATGAGAGAAATAAACTTGATAGTAATACATTGCTCGGCAACGAGATCAGACAGAAACATCACAGCCCAGGACATCAACGCAGCACACAAAGTAAGAGGATTCAGCTCGTGGGGCTATCACTACTACATCCGCAAGAACGGCAAGGTGGAACCCATGCGAAGTGTAGATGAAGTAGGCGCACATGCTCGTGGATACAATGCCAAATCAATCGGAGTATGCTACGAAGGCGGTTTAGACACCAACGGCAAACCAGCCGACACACGCACCCTCTCCCAGCAAATTGCGCTGCACGCACTGGTAAGCAACCTCCTGAAAGAGCATTCCGGCTGCAAGGTAGTAGGCCATCGCGACCTAAGTCCCGACAAGAACTACAATGGGATTATTGATCCTTGGGAGAGGGTGAAAGAATGTCCGTGTTTTTCGGTTCTGGATGAAAGTTGGGAGTAA
- a CDS encoding DUF2442 domain-containing protein: protein MKIDVVKAWIDDEKVYIQTKQGQVRSLDIASFRLLKNATPAQRQMFEVGKYGLHWVELDEDLSFENFLKGN, encoded by the coding sequence ATGAAAATAGATGTTGTAAAAGCGTGGATTGATGATGAAAAAGTCTATATCCAAACAAAACAAGGACAGGTAAGAAGCTTAGATATAGCTTCCTTTCGCTTGTTGAAGAATGCCACTCCCGCACAAAGACAGATGTTTGAAGTTGGCAAGTATGGTCTTCACTGGGTAGAACTTGATGAAGATTTATCTTTTGAAAATTTCTTAAAGGGAAATTAA
- a CDS encoding peptide MFS transporter produces MLKGHPKGLFVLALANMGERFGYYTMLAIFVLFIQAKFGFDKDACSLIFSSFLALVYFLPLFGGILADRFLGYGKTIILGVVVMFLGYFLLAIPTGVNAMAKVMMFGALGLIAVGTGCFKGNLQALVGNLYDDPKYNSKRDMAFSIFYMCINIGAFFAPSAAGAVYNHFLSKAGLTYEAKIPALAHQFANGTITPEGLDSFKKLAEAQTAGASANLSAFGTNYIDKLSEGYNYGFAVACISLVFSMLIFLAFRKYYKSADITAREQEKADKASGQTNHVEELSPAETKQRIVALCLVFAVVIFFWMAFHQNGLTLTWFARDYTNSAVTGLGRIGFRLPAMVMMIIAFYGIFGFTQAKKMGAKIASAVALVIGVAGAYAYYTGMPEVIYITPEIFQQFNPFFIVILTPLAVGLFAMLNSKGKEPSAPRKIGMGMFIAAMAFVFMAVGSLGLPTPDAIKATGGVSDVLVSPNMLIGTYFMLTIAELFLSPMGLSFVSRVAPPKYKGLMQGGWLAATAVGNYCVAIIGHLWGIQLWMMWGVLVVLCVISGTFIFSIMKKLEAVSK; encoded by the coding sequence ATGCTAAAAGGACATCCAAAAGGATTATTTGTTCTTGCCCTTGCAAACATGGGTGAGCGATTTGGTTACTACACCATGCTGGCTATCTTTGTGCTCTTTATTCAGGCAAAGTTTGGTTTTGATAAAGATGCATGTAGCCTTATCTTCTCTAGTTTCTTAGCTTTGGTTTATTTCCTTCCACTGTTCGGAGGTATTCTTGCCGACCGCTTCCTTGGATACGGAAAAACAATTATTCTGGGAGTAGTTGTTATGTTTCTTGGCTATTTCTTGTTGGCCATCCCAACAGGAGTAAATGCAATGGCTAAGGTAATGATGTTTGGCGCATTAGGCTTAATCGCTGTTGGTACTGGTTGCTTTAAAGGTAATCTGCAGGCGTTGGTAGGTAATCTGTATGACGATCCAAAATACAATTCCAAGCGCGACATGGCATTCAGCATCTTTTATATGTGTATCAATATTGGTGCATTCTTTGCTCCTTCGGCTGCCGGTGCTGTTTACAATCATTTTCTGTCAAAGGCCGGTCTTACTTACGAAGCAAAGATTCCTGCACTGGCACATCAGTTTGCTAACGGAACAATTACTCCAGAAGGATTAGATAGCTTTAAGAAGCTTGCCGAAGCACAGACTGCCGGCGCAAGTGCTAATCTTTCCGCTTTTGGAACTAATTATATTGATAAGTTATCAGAAGGATATAACTATGGTTTTGCTGTAGCTTGTATTTCTTTGGTGTTCTCTATGCTTATCTTCCTTGCTTTCCGCAAGTACTATAAGAGTGCCGATATTACTGCACGTGAACAGGAAAAAGCTGATAAGGCTTCGGGACAGACAAATCACGTTGAAGAACTTTCTCCTGCAGAAACCAAACAACGTATTGTTGCTTTGTGCCTTGTGTTTGCTGTTGTAATCTTCTTCTGGATGGCATTTCACCAGAACGGACTGACATTAACATGGTTTGCCCGTGACTATACGAACAGTGCTGTAACAGGATTAGGCAGAATCGGATTCCGCTTGCCGGCTATGGTGATGATGATTATCGCCTTCTACGGCATCTTTGGATTTACTCAGGCAAAGAAGATGGGAGCAAAGATAGCAAGTGCTGTTGCTCTTGTAATTGGTGTTGCCGGAGCGTATGCTTATTATACAGGCATGCCCGAAGTAATCTATATCACTCCTGAAATCTTCCAGCAGTTTAACCCATTCTTTATTGTCATTCTCACACCGCTGGCTGTAGGTTTGTTTGCCATGCTCAACAGTAAAGGAAAAGAACCATCGGCACCACGTAAAATTGGTATGGGTATGTTTATTGCTGCAATGGCATTTGTCTTTATGGCAGTAGGCTCTCTAGGCTTACCAACCCCCGACGCAATTAAAGCTACCGGTGGAGTGAGTGATGTTCTAGTATCACCAAACATGCTGATTGGAACTTACTTCATGCTTACCATTGCCGAATTGTTCCTTAGCCCAATGGGTCTAAGCTTTGTTTCCCGCGTAGCTCCTCCTAAGTATAAGGGATTGATGCAGGGTGGCTGGCTGGCTGCTACAGCTGTAGGTAACTACTGCGTTGCAATCATTGGTCACTTGTGGGGCATACAGTTATGGATGATGTGGGGTGTACTGGTTGTACTTTGCGTAATCTCAGGCACATTCATCTTCTCAATTATGAAGAAGCTGGAAGCTGTTTCCAAGTAA
- a CDS encoding FKBP-type peptidyl-prolyl cis-trans isomerase, giving the protein MKKLLLLVAVLCLQSNVISLNAQTAKGKTAQKKSKITEKQTKVDSPVVVATPAVLKSQMDSIAYTMGLAQTQGLKDYLVGKLNVDTAYINEFAKGLKEAVSSTDKKANAYFAGIQIGQQLNTQMIQGVNQELFGKESAQSINKELYLNGFIAGILGQGGAMSVADAQKYIQENIEKIKDQGLMKAYGANKEAGIKFLAENKTKEGVVTTASGLQYKIITKGTGEIPTAESKVKVHYKGTLLDGTEFDSSYKRNEPAVLEAGQVIKGWAEALTLMPVGSKWELYIPQDLGYGSRDAGPIKPFSTLIFEVELLSIEK; this is encoded by the coding sequence ATGAAAAAGCTACTTCTATTGGTTGCCGTACTTTGTTTACAAAGCAATGTAATCAGCCTAAATGCACAAACAGCGAAAGGAAAAACCGCGCAAAAGAAAAGTAAAATTACAGAGAAACAGACTAAAGTAGATTCACCAGTAGTAGTTGCAACTCCTGCAGTTCTGAAGAGCCAGATGGACTCTATTGCTTACACAATGGGATTGGCACAGACACAAGGATTGAAAGATTATTTAGTTGGCAAACTCAATGTAGACACCGCTTATATTAACGAATTTGCAAAAGGATTAAAGGAAGCTGTGAGCTCAACAGATAAAAAGGCTAACGCTTATTTTGCCGGAATCCAGATTGGTCAGCAACTTAATACTCAGATGATTCAGGGCGTTAATCAGGAACTGTTTGGAAAGGAATCAGCTCAAAGCATCAACAAAGAGTTGTACCTCAACGGTTTTATTGCCGGAATTCTTGGTCAGGGAGGTGCTATGAGTGTGGCCGATGCTCAGAAATACATTCAGGAAAATATTGAGAAAATTAAAGATCAAGGTTTAATGAAAGCCTATGGTGCAAACAAAGAAGCCGGAATTAAGTTCCTTGCCGAGAATAAAACAAAAGAGGGTGTGGTTACCACAGCCAGCGGATTGCAATATAAAATCATTACTAAAGGAACAGGAGAGATACCAACAGCCGAAAGTAAAGTGAAAGTTCACTATAAAGGAACCTTGCTCGATGGTACAGAGTTCGATAGCTCTTACAAAAGAAACGAACCAGCAGTTTTAGAAGCAGGTCAGGTTATCAAGGGTTGGGCAGAGGCTCTTACACTGATGCCTGTAGGTTCTAAATGGGAACTTTATATTCCACAGGATTTAGGATACGGTTCCAGAGATGCTGGTCCTATCAAACCATTCTCAACTCTTATCTTTGAGGTTGAATTGCTAAGTATTGAAAAGTAA
- the ybaK gene encoding Cys-tRNA(Pro) deacylase, which translates to MKINKTNAARMLDKAKIAYELIPYEVDESDLSAVHVADQLGENVDQVFKTLVLHGDKTGHFVCVIPGDKELNLKLAAKVSGNKSCDMILMKELLPTTGYIRGACSPIGMKKHFPTYIHNTCLDFQLIYVSAGQRGLQIKINPNDLIKEVRAEVCTLFTEE; encoded by the coding sequence ATGAAAATAAATAAGACTAATGCCGCGCGTATGCTGGATAAGGCAAAGATAGCTTACGAGCTTATTCCTTACGAAGTAGACGAAAGCGACCTGAGCGCCGTGCATGTTGCCGATCAGCTGGGTGAGAATGTTGATCAGGTATTTAAGACTCTTGTACTTCACGGAGACAAGACCGGGCATTTTGTTTGTGTGATTCCCGGAGATAAAGAGTTAAACCTGAAGCTGGCTGCAAAGGTTTCAGGAAACAAAAGCTGTGATATGATATTGATGAAAGAGCTTCTTCCTACTACCGGATATATTCGTGGAGCCTGTTCTCCGATAGGGATGAAGAAACATTTTCCAACCTATATTCATAACACATGCCTTGACTTTCAGCTTATATATGTAAGTGCCGGACAAAGAGGACTGCAGATAAAAATCAACCCCAATGACCTCATTAAAGAAGTGAGAGCAGAGGTCTGCACGCTATTTACAGAAGAATAA
- the uvrA gene encoding excinuclease ABC subunit UvrA → MVEENDQVRVYGARVHNLKNIDVNIPRNSLTVITGLSGSGKSSLAFDTIFAEGQRRYIETFSTYARNFLGNMERPDVDKITGLSPVISIEQKTTNKNPRSTVGTTTEIYDYLRLLFARAGEAYSYLSGEKMVKYTEEQILDLILHDYSGKKIYLLAPLVRSRKGHYKELFEQIRKKGYLNVRVDGDIKEIMVGMRLDRYKNHDIEVVIDKMIVGDKDDKRLKQSVATAMLQGDGLLMILDAETMNLRHYSKRLMCPVSGLAYKEPAPHNFSFNSPQGACPKCKGLGVVNKIDIDKIIPDRNLSIYEGGIVPLGKHRNIMIFWQITAILEKYDAKLKTPIKDIPDDAIDEILNGSDDRIKIDKSLIGSSSDYFMSFEGVIKYIMMMQEKDASATAQKWADQFSVTTVCPECNGARLNKEALHFRIHDKNIDDLSSMDLSELYDWLMTVDQFLNEKQKKIAVEILKEIRTRLKFLLDVGLEYLAIKRSSGTLSGGESQRIRLATQIGSQLVNVLYILDEPSIGLHQRDNEKLIKSLKALRDSGNSVIVVEHDRDMMLAADYVVDMGPKAGRLGGEVVFAGTPDEMLKTDTLTSRYLNGKTKIEIPAKRRKGNGLTLSLKGAKGNNLKGVDADFPLGTLICVTGVSGSGKSTLINNTLQPILSQQFFHSLKDPLPYDSIEGLDNIDKVVNVDQSPLGKTPRSNPATYTGVFSDIRSLFVGLPEAKIRGYKPGRFSFNVSGGRCETCSGNGYKTIEMNFLPDVYVPCEVCHGKRYNRETLEVRFKGKSIADVLDMTINRAVEFFENVPQILNKIKVLQEVGLGYIRLGQPSTTLSGGESQRVKLATELAKRDTGKTLYILDEPTTGLHFEDIRVLMGVLNKLVDKGNTIIVIEHNLDVIKMADYIIDMGPEGGRGGGELLSCGTPEQVAKCTKGYTPKFLKLELEHENK, encoded by the coding sequence ATGGTTGAAGAAAATGATCAGGTAAGGGTGTACGGCGCGCGCGTACATAATTTAAAAAATATAGATGTAAATATACCTCGTAACAGTCTCACAGTTATAACCGGATTAAGCGGAAGTGGTAAATCGTCTTTGGCATTTGATACCATTTTTGCAGAGGGACAACGCCGGTATATTGAGACATTCTCTACTTATGCGCGAAACTTTCTAGGGAATATGGAACGTCCGGATGTAGATAAGATCACCGGACTGAGCCCTGTTATTTCCATAGAACAAAAGACTACCAATAAGAATCCACGCTCAACTGTGGGAACTACCACGGAAATTTACGATTATCTTCGTCTGCTCTTTGCCAGAGCCGGTGAAGCATATTCCTATCTTTCGGGAGAGAAGATGGTGAAATACACCGAAGAGCAGATTCTGGATTTGATTTTGCATGACTACAGTGGAAAGAAAATCTATTTGCTTGCTCCACTTGTAAGATCCAGAAAAGGACATTATAAGGAACTCTTTGAGCAGATCAGGAAAAAGGGATATCTGAATGTCCGTGTAGATGGAGATATAAAGGAAATCATGGTTGGCATGAGGCTAGACCGTTATAAGAATCACGATATTGAAGTGGTGATTGATAAAATGATTGTTGGCGATAAAGATGATAAACGACTGAAACAAAGCGTGGCAACTGCTATGTTACAGGGCGACGGATTGCTGATGATTCTGGATGCTGAGACCATGAATTTGCGACACTACAGTAAAAGACTGATGTGCCCCGTTTCAGGATTGGCTTACAAGGAACCGGCTCCGCATAACTTCTCATTTAACTCACCACAGGGAGCGTGTCCTAAATGTAAGGGACTTGGCGTTGTGAATAAAATTGATATAGATAAAATTATTCCGGATCGTAATCTTTCTATTTACGAAGGTGGAATAGTTCCTTTAGGTAAACACAGGAACATCATGATATTCTGGCAGATAACCGCCATTCTCGAGAAGTATGATGCCAAACTAAAAACACCGATCAAAGATATTCCCGATGATGCTATTGATGAAATCCTGAATGGTTCTGATGATAGAATCAAGATTGACAAAAGCCTTATCGGATCATCTTCCGATTATTTTATGTCCTTCGAAGGAGTTATAAAGTACATCATGATGATGCAGGAAAAGGATGCATCGGCCACAGCACAAAAATGGGCCGACCAGTTCTCTGTAACCACTGTTTGTCCTGAATGTAATGGAGCCCGACTAAACAAAGAAGCTTTGCACTTCCGTATTCACGATAAGAATATTGACGACCTCTCATCCATGGATCTTTCAGAGCTTTATGACTGGTTGATGACTGTAGATCAGTTCCTGAATGAGAAGCAAAAGAAGATAGCTGTTGAGATATTGAAAGAAATCCGTACCCGACTGAAATTCCTTTTGGATGTGGGATTGGAATATCTGGCCATCAAGCGCTCTTCAGGAACACTTTCAGGAGGAGAGAGTCAGCGTATCCGTCTGGCAACACAAATAGGTTCTCAGCTTGTAAATGTGCTTTATATTCTTGATGAGCCAAGTATTGGTCTGCACCAGCGTGATAATGAAAAGCTTATTAAATCACTGAAAGCATTGCGTGATTCGGGTAACTCGGTTATTGTGGTGGAGCACGACAGAGACATGATGCTTGCTGCCGATTACGTGGTTGATATGGGACCTAAAGCCGGACGCCTTGGAGGAGAAGTTGTTTTTGCCGGGACTCCGGATGAGATGCTTAAAACAGATACACTTACTTCCCGTTATCTGAATGGGAAGACTAAAATAGAAATTCCTGCAAAGAGAAGAAAAGGAAACGGACTAACCTTGTCATTGAAAGGAGCCAAGGGAAACAACCTGAAAGGGGTCGATGCTGACTTCCCACTGGGAACCTTGATTTGTGTTACAGGGGTATCGGGTAGCGGAAAGTCTACTTTGATAAATAACACCCTGCAACCCATTCTTTCACAGCAGTTCTTTCATTCTTTGAAAGATCCGTTGCCTTACGATTCCATTGAAGGGCTCGATAATATTGATAAAGTAGTGAACGTAGACCAGTCTCCTTTGGGCAAGACTCCACGTTCTAATCCGGCTACCTATACCGGTGTGTTCTCAGATATTCGTTCTTTGTTTGTGGGACTTCCTGAAGCAAAGATCAGAGGATACAAGCCCGGACGTTTCTCCTTCAACGTATCCGGCGGACGTTGTGAAACCTGTTCCGGTAATGGATACAAAACAATTGAAATGAATTTCCTACCCGATGTATATGTTCCTTGTGAGGTATGTCATGGCAAACGATATAACCGTGAAACTCTGGAGGTTCGTTTTAAAGGAAAATCCATTGCCGATGTGTTGGATATGACCATTAACCGTGCTGTAGAGTTCTTTGAGAACGTTCCGCAAATACTGAACAAGATAAAAGTACTTCAGGAAGTGGGATTGGGATACATCCGTCTTGGACAGCCTTCCACCACACTTTCCGGAGGAGAGAGCCAGCGTGTGAAACTGGCTACCGAGCTTGCTAAAAGAGACACAGGCAAAACACTATATATTCTGGACGAACCTACTACCGGACTTCATTTTGAAGACATCCGTGTGCTTATGGGTGTGCTGAATAAACTTGTAGATAAAGGAAATACAATCATTGTTATTGAGCATAATCTGGATGTGATAAAGATGGCCGATTATATCATTGACATGGGACCAGAAGGAGGGCGAGGCGGAGGAGAGCTTCTCTCTTGCGGCACTCCGGAGCAGGTTGCAAAGTGCACCAAAGGATATACTCCTAAGTTTTTGAAATTAGAATTAGAACATGAAAATAAATAA
- a CDS encoding gliding motility-associated C-terminal domain-containing protein encodes MSYRYCIIKSLSVRMFLLCFTLFLLILPLNAQVKGIKANPVAKQLSENGKPVEGETIEPGGQFTGAAPMEVEFTSNVTDASSTLRYEWKISQNADFSSVLLSRFDEAVTYTFTTSGTSYVKLYITDTETSETYESDAFSIVISESELKVPNAFSPNGDGVNDVFKVKHKSLVKFNATVFNRWGQELYKWNNPDEGWDGTYHGKAVKDGVYFIVIKAVGSDGIKYNHKGDINILRGFSGTKTGGTTGE; translated from the coding sequence ATGAGCTATAGATATTGTATAATAAAGAGTCTTTCAGTCAGAATGTTTCTGCTTTGTTTTACTTTATTCCTCCTTATATTGCCATTAAATGCGCAGGTTAAGGGGATTAAAGCAAATCCTGTTGCCAAACAGCTTTCTGAAAATGGCAAACCAGTTGAGGGTGAAACAATAGAACCCGGTGGACAGTTTACCGGTGCTGCGCCTATGGAAGTTGAATTTACTTCTAACGTAACAGATGCATCATCTACTTTACGGTATGAATGGAAGATCTCTCAGAATGCAGATTTCTCGTCTGTCCTTTTAAGCCGTTTTGATGAAGCAGTTACCTATACATTCACTACATCGGGAACAAGTTATGTAAAGCTCTATATCACCGATACGGAAACAAGTGAAACGTATGAGTCGGATGCATTTTCTATTGTTATCAGTGAATCGGAGCTGAAAGTACCTAACGCTTTCTCGCCTAATGGCGATGGAGTAAACGACGTGTTTAAGGTGAAACATAAATCATTGGTAAAGTTCAATGCAACTGTCTTTAACAGATGGGGACAGGAACTTTATAAATGGAATAATCCTGACGAGGGATGGGATGGAACATATCATGGCAAAGCAGTTAAGGACGGTGTTTATTTCATTGTCATAAAAGCTGTTGGTTCAGATGGAATTAAGTATAATCACAAAGGAGATATAAATATTCTGCGTGGTTTCAGCGGTACAAAAACCGGTGGAACAACTGGAGAATAA